One genomic window of Nitrosomonas sp. Is35 includes the following:
- a CDS encoding DUF1353 domain-containing protein, with product MGKFLTDLQVKEVSRGGLFKRARYQLTAPLIYQSNTVGEIIVSEKQTTDFDSTPRVPFFYWLLGDRGKAAAVLHDYLYTPPHKCFSSACSMVDRATADKVLRGATYECLRIDEPESVLDSIINIACLGIAWAIWAGVRLGGWTHWK from the coding sequence ATGGGTAAATTTCTGACAGATTTGCAGGTTAAAGAAGTGTCCCGAGGTGGACTGTTTAAGCGTGCACGTTATCAGCTTACCGCTCCGTTGATTTATCAATCCAACACGGTTGGCGAGATTATCGTTAGTGAGAAACAGACTACGGATTTTGATTCAACGCCTAGAGTGCCTTTTTTCTATTGGCTGCTTGGTGACCGTGGAAAAGCAGCAGCCGTGCTGCATGATTATTTGTATACGCCTCCTCATAAGTGTTTTTCGAGTGCCTGCTCTATGGTCGACCGCGCAACGGCAGACAAAGTGCTTCGCGGCGCAACGTATGAATGCCTACGCATCGACGAACCGGAATCCGTGCTCGACAGCATTATCAATATAGCCTGCCTTGGTATTGCCTGGGCTATATGGGCTGGTGTGAGACTTGGTGGTTGGACTCATTGGAAATAG